The Oryza glaberrima chromosome 9, OglaRS2, whole genome shotgun sequence genome includes a window with the following:
- the LOC127784399 gene encoding DNA mismatch repair protein MLH3 isoform X2: MQTIKRLPKSVHSSLRSSIVLFDLSRVVEELVYNSIDANASKIDISVNARACYVKVEDDGCGITRDELVLVGEKYATSKFHNVMVDGEPSSRSFGLNGEALASLSDISVVEVRTKARGRPNSYCKIIKGSKCSHLGIDEQREVVGTTVIVRELFYNQPVRRKQMQSSYKRELHLVKKSVLRVALIHPQVSLRLFDIESEDELLYTIPSSSPLPLVSNILGKNVSSCLHEIATSDKHFALSGHISRPTDVFCNKDFQYLYINSRFVSKSPIHNMLNNLASSFQSSARNEEIDVRSKKRQKNEVYPAYLLNLCCPRSSYDLHFEPSQTIVEFKDWQTVMYFIERTITDYWKKHAPQLPEVKAIGNDTCVPLERDVKSSQELLRRHGVQKKEDVAELYQTALQKNTVRDMNFDTAAPAEPKDNYLSLDMEPSTWRACYDQISDASHTDDVARNGRKFGHKQICSLQSYSYQWLEDGSSLLEDSDLSSANPTICKMQKTEDIFHGHAYSGKFGLLQDAEIEIGPEIKLQEYCFESPNKPNRMTCDFVQKQTNIQAHISGRDGFYVDFDKLNEDCLLNEISKTITDVSCPQMPHFNDGLCPEDVGSSKSSCSVRKKSSKRQNSANAIAQMKFHDMQAVCESDYMDRSFIKDTCGLHFFHPFSLADTPRSHSRARIDLELHGRSNESIKSWNCENIGTDFGFTSDRFNIDSSMIFEGSKHLNNFGNGTQSPSYFNHEYCSVGQFASKQDRIPLKSKHDARMSYDISPEKSSTGCHLNVSFSQVAKSSKLTEDQYGCSQRPRLSRGRYRSRSAPPFYRGKRKFPRLNEPLTKLTTEGGKYTTVNDSGDITPVQEYTSHMNATQPIPETFSNDFSDLNFSLKGNVKMCEEKCSDELEDSTASDEITKWRDDSDHHAVSELQHGPFEHDDDVLSISYGPLHLSCSVLVPECIDKNCFEEARVLLQLDKKFIPVISGEVLLLVDQHAADERIRLEELRRKVLSDDGRGITYLDSEEDLVLPETGFQLFQKYMQQIQSWGWIINSTNSCESFKKNMNILRRQSRRLTLAAVPCILGVTLTGKDLMDFIQQLDDTDGSSAIPPAVIRILNFKACRGAIMFGDPLLPSECSLIIEELKATSLCFQCAHGRPTTVPIVNVASLRGELARLGAVNGRQEETWHGLSHHGPSLERARTRLRELRKLRGGL; the protein is encoded by the exons ATGCAGACAATAAAACGGTTGCCGAAAAGTGTCCATAGCTCGTTGCGCTCAAGCATTGTTCTATTTGACCTATCAAGGGTTGTTGAGGAGCTGGTATATAATAGCATTGACGCAAATGCGAGCAAG ATTGACATCTCAGTGAATGCCAGAGCATGTTATGTTAAAGTGGAAGATGATG GCTGTGGTATTACTCGTGACGAACTGGTTCTTgtaggagaaaaatatg CAACATCCAAGTTTCATAATGTCATGGTTGATGGGGAACCTAGTTCCAGAAGTTTTGGATTAAATGGCGAAGCACTCGCATCACTATCTGATATCTCTGTTGTTGAAGTCAGGACAAAAGCTCGCGGGCGACCAAATTCATATTGCAAGATAATAAAG GGATCCAAATGCTCACACCTGGGAATAGATGAGCAGAGGGAAGTTGTTGGAACCACAG TTATTGTTCGCGAGCTTTTTTACAATCAACCTGTACGCAGGAAACAAATGCAATCTAG TTACAAAAGAGAACTACATCTTGTGAAGAAGTCTGTTCTGCGAGTTGCACTCATTCATCCACAAGTTTCACTCAGACTTTTTGATATTGAGAG CGAAGATGAGTTGCTATACACGATTCCTTCATCCTCCCCCTTGCCTCTtgtatcaaacattttgggGAAAAATGTCTCCAGCTGTCTTCATGAGATAGCTACCTCTGACAAGCATTTTGCTCTTTCAGGGCACATCTCCAGACCAACAGATGTGTTCTGTAATAAG GATTTCCAGTACTTGT ATATCAACTCAAGATTCGTCAGTAAAAGCCCAATCCACAATATGCTCAATAACCTGGCATCTAGTTTTCAATCTTCTGCAAGGAATGAGGAAATTGATGTTCGGAGTAAGAAGAGGCAGAAGAATGAAGTCTACCCTGCATATCTGCTAAACCTGTGCTGTCCTAGATCAAGCTATGATCTACATTTTGAGCCTTCAcagactattgtggaattcaaG GATTGGCAAACTGTCATGTATTTCATTGAACGAACTATCACAGACTATTGGAAGAAGCATGCACCTCAACTGCCAGAAG TGAAAGCTATTGGCAATGATACCTGTGTGCCTTTGGAAAGAGATG TGAAATCAAGTCAGGAACTGTTAAGGCGTCATGGTGTGCAGAAGAAAGAAGATGTCGCTGAATTGTACCAAACAGCTCTGCAGAAGAATACAGTACGAGACATGAATTTTGATACAGCTGCCCCAGCAGAACCTAAAGACAATTACCTTTCTTTGGATATGGAGCCATCCACATGGCGTGCCTGCTATGACCAGATCAGTGATGCATCCCACACAGATGATGTTGCTAGGAATGGTCGGAAGTTTGGTCATAAGCAAATATGTTCCCTTCAAAGTTATAGTTATCAGTGGTTAGAGGACGGCTCTTCCCTGTTAGAAGACTCTGATCTTTCAAGTGCTAACCCAACTATTTGTAAAATGCAAAAGACAGAAGATATATTCCATGGGCATGCATATTCTGGTAAGTTTGGACTGCTACAAGATGCAGAAATCGAAATCGGTCCAGAAATTAAACTCCAAGAATATTGCTTTGAATCTCCCAATAAACCGAACAGAATGACCTGCGATTTTGTGCAAAAGCAAACCAATATACAGGCACACATTTCAGGCCGTGATGGATTCTATGTTGATTTTGATAAATTGAACGAGGACTGTCTACTCAATGAGATATCAAAGACAATCACTGATGTTTCCTGCCCTCAAATGCCACACTTTAATGATGGACTCTGTCCTGAGGACGTTGGCTCCTCCAAGAGTTCCTGTAGTGTCAGGAAAAAGTCTAGTAAAAGGCAAAATAGTGCTAATGCAATTGCCCAGATGAAGTTCCATGATATGCAAGCAGTTTGCGAAAGTGATTACATGGATAGGTCCTTCATCAAGGATACATGTGGCCTTCATTTCTTTCATCCATTCTCGTTGGCTGATACACCTCGCAGTCACAGTCGTGCAAGGATTGACTTGGAATTGCATGGAAGGTCAAATGAAAGCATTAAAAGTTGGAACTGTGAAAATATTGGCACTGATTTTGGATTTACTTCAGACAGGTTTAATATTGATTCATCAATGATTTTTGAAGGAAGCAAACATCTCAATAACTTTGGCAATGGAACTCAATCTCCTAGTTACTTCAATCATGAATATTGTTCTGTCGGTCAGTTTGCTTCCAAACAGGATCGGATACCCTTGAAATCAAAACATGATGCAAGAATGTCATATGATATTTCTCCTGAGAAAAGTTCTACTGGTTGTCATTTGAATGTTTCTTTTTCCCAAGTGGCAAAAAGCAGCAAGCTTACTGAAGATCAGTATGGATGCAGTCAGAGGCCCAGGCTTTCCAGAGGTAGATATAGGAGTCGTTCTGCACCACCATTTTACAGAGGCAAAAGAAAATTCCCTAGATTAAACGAACCACTAACCAAATTGACTACAGAAGGTGGTAAATATACCACTGTTAATGACTCAGGAG ATATCACACCTGTTCAGGAGTATACATCACATATGAACGCAACCCAACCTATTCCTGAGACCTTTAGCAATGACTTTTCTGACCTAAATTTCAG CTTGAAGGGAAATGTCAAAATGTGCGAAGAGAAATGTTCTGATGAACTCGAAGATTCTACTGCTTCAGATGAAATAACAAAATGGCGTGATGACTCTGACCATCATGCA GTTTCGGAGTTGCAACATGGTCCTTTTGAACACGATGATGATGTACTTAGCATTTCTTATGGGCCCTTACACCTCTCATGCAGTGTTCTAGTTCCTGAATGTATTGATAAAAATTGCTTTGAGGAGGCAAGAGTTTTGTTGCAGCTGGATAAGAAATTTATTCCTGTCATATCTGGGGAAGTACTACTCCTTGTTGATCAG CATGCAGCTGATGAAAGGATACGTTTGGAGGAACTCCGTCGAAAG GTTTTATCAGATGATGGCAGAGGGATTACTTACTTGGACTCTGAGGAGGACTTA GTTCTCCCTGAGACTGGATTTCAATTGTTCCAAAAGTATATGCAACAGATCCAAAGTTGGGGCTGGATCATCAACAGTACTAATTCCTGTGAATCATTCAAAAA GAACATGAACATTCTGAGGAGACAATCGCGCCGTCTTACTCTTGCTGCT GTTCCATGTATTTTGGGCGTCACTTTAACAGGAAAAGATCTTATGGACTTCATTCAGCAG CTTGATGACACAGATGGGTCGTCAGCTATCCCCCCAGCG
- the LOC127784399 gene encoding DNA mismatch repair protein MLH3 isoform X1, translated as MQTIKRLPKSVHSSLRSSIVLFDLSRVVEELVYNSIDANASKIDISVNARACYVKVEDDGCGITRDELVLVGEKYATSKFHNVMVDGEPSSRSFGLNGEALASLSDISVVEVRTKARGRPNSYCKIIKGSKCSHLGIDEQREVVGTTVIVRELFYNQPVRRKQMQSSYKRELHLVKKSVLRVALIHPQVSLRLFDIESEDELLYTIPSSSPLPLVSNILGKNVSSCLHEIATSDKHFALSGHISRPTDVFCNKDFQYLYINSRFVSKSPIHNMLNNLASSFQSSARNEEIDVRSKKRQKNEVYPAYLLNLCCPRSSYDLHFEPSQTIVEFKDWQTVMYFIERTITDYWKKHAPQLPEVKAIGNDTCVPLERDVKSSQELLRRHGVQKKEDVAELYQTALQKNTVRDMNFDTAAPAEPKDNYLSLDMEPSTWRACYDQISDASHTDDVARNGRKFGHKQICSLQSYSYQWLEDGSSLLEDSDLSSANPTICKMQKTEDIFHGHAYSGKFGLLQDAEIEIGPEIKLQEYCFESPNKPNRMTCDFVQKQTNIQAHISGRDGFYVDFDKLNEDCLLNEISKTITDVSCPQMPHFNDGLCPEDVGSSKSSCSVRKKSSKRQNSANAIAQMKFHDMQAVCESDYMDRSFIKDTCGLHFFHPFSLADTPRSHSRARIDLELHGRSNESIKSWNCENIGTDFGFTSDRFNIDSSMIFEGSKHLNNFGNGTQSPSYFNHEYCSVGQFASKQDRIPLKSKHDARMSYDISPEKSSTGCHLNVSFSQVAKSSKLTEDQYGCSQRPRLSRGRYRSRSAPPFYRGKRKFPRLNEPLTKLTTEGGKYTTVNDSGDADITPVQEYTSHMNATQPIPETFSNDFSDLNFSLKGNVKMCEEKCSDELEDSTASDEITKWRDDSDHHAVSELQHGPFEHDDDVLSISYGPLHLSCSVLVPECIDKNCFEEARVLLQLDKKFIPVISGEVLLLVDQHAADERIRLEELRRKVLSDDGRGITYLDSEEDLVLPETGFQLFQKYMQQIQSWGWIINSTNSCESFKKNMNILRRQSRRLTLAAVPCILGVTLTGKDLMDFIQQLDDTDGSSAIPPAVIRILNFKACRGAIMFGDPLLPSECSLIIEELKATSLCFQCAHGRPTTVPIVNVASLRGELARLGAVNGRQEETWHGLSHHGPSLERARTRLRELRKLRGGL; from the exons ATGCAGACAATAAAACGGTTGCCGAAAAGTGTCCATAGCTCGTTGCGCTCAAGCATTGTTCTATTTGACCTATCAAGGGTTGTTGAGGAGCTGGTATATAATAGCATTGACGCAAATGCGAGCAAG ATTGACATCTCAGTGAATGCCAGAGCATGTTATGTTAAAGTGGAAGATGATG GCTGTGGTATTACTCGTGACGAACTGGTTCTTgtaggagaaaaatatg CAACATCCAAGTTTCATAATGTCATGGTTGATGGGGAACCTAGTTCCAGAAGTTTTGGATTAAATGGCGAAGCACTCGCATCACTATCTGATATCTCTGTTGTTGAAGTCAGGACAAAAGCTCGCGGGCGACCAAATTCATATTGCAAGATAATAAAG GGATCCAAATGCTCACACCTGGGAATAGATGAGCAGAGGGAAGTTGTTGGAACCACAG TTATTGTTCGCGAGCTTTTTTACAATCAACCTGTACGCAGGAAACAAATGCAATCTAG TTACAAAAGAGAACTACATCTTGTGAAGAAGTCTGTTCTGCGAGTTGCACTCATTCATCCACAAGTTTCACTCAGACTTTTTGATATTGAGAG CGAAGATGAGTTGCTATACACGATTCCTTCATCCTCCCCCTTGCCTCTtgtatcaaacattttgggGAAAAATGTCTCCAGCTGTCTTCATGAGATAGCTACCTCTGACAAGCATTTTGCTCTTTCAGGGCACATCTCCAGACCAACAGATGTGTTCTGTAATAAG GATTTCCAGTACTTGT ATATCAACTCAAGATTCGTCAGTAAAAGCCCAATCCACAATATGCTCAATAACCTGGCATCTAGTTTTCAATCTTCTGCAAGGAATGAGGAAATTGATGTTCGGAGTAAGAAGAGGCAGAAGAATGAAGTCTACCCTGCATATCTGCTAAACCTGTGCTGTCCTAGATCAAGCTATGATCTACATTTTGAGCCTTCAcagactattgtggaattcaaG GATTGGCAAACTGTCATGTATTTCATTGAACGAACTATCACAGACTATTGGAAGAAGCATGCACCTCAACTGCCAGAAG TGAAAGCTATTGGCAATGATACCTGTGTGCCTTTGGAAAGAGATG TGAAATCAAGTCAGGAACTGTTAAGGCGTCATGGTGTGCAGAAGAAAGAAGATGTCGCTGAATTGTACCAAACAGCTCTGCAGAAGAATACAGTACGAGACATGAATTTTGATACAGCTGCCCCAGCAGAACCTAAAGACAATTACCTTTCTTTGGATATGGAGCCATCCACATGGCGTGCCTGCTATGACCAGATCAGTGATGCATCCCACACAGATGATGTTGCTAGGAATGGTCGGAAGTTTGGTCATAAGCAAATATGTTCCCTTCAAAGTTATAGTTATCAGTGGTTAGAGGACGGCTCTTCCCTGTTAGAAGACTCTGATCTTTCAAGTGCTAACCCAACTATTTGTAAAATGCAAAAGACAGAAGATATATTCCATGGGCATGCATATTCTGGTAAGTTTGGACTGCTACAAGATGCAGAAATCGAAATCGGTCCAGAAATTAAACTCCAAGAATATTGCTTTGAATCTCCCAATAAACCGAACAGAATGACCTGCGATTTTGTGCAAAAGCAAACCAATATACAGGCACACATTTCAGGCCGTGATGGATTCTATGTTGATTTTGATAAATTGAACGAGGACTGTCTACTCAATGAGATATCAAAGACAATCACTGATGTTTCCTGCCCTCAAATGCCACACTTTAATGATGGACTCTGTCCTGAGGACGTTGGCTCCTCCAAGAGTTCCTGTAGTGTCAGGAAAAAGTCTAGTAAAAGGCAAAATAGTGCTAATGCAATTGCCCAGATGAAGTTCCATGATATGCAAGCAGTTTGCGAAAGTGATTACATGGATAGGTCCTTCATCAAGGATACATGTGGCCTTCATTTCTTTCATCCATTCTCGTTGGCTGATACACCTCGCAGTCACAGTCGTGCAAGGATTGACTTGGAATTGCATGGAAGGTCAAATGAAAGCATTAAAAGTTGGAACTGTGAAAATATTGGCACTGATTTTGGATTTACTTCAGACAGGTTTAATATTGATTCATCAATGATTTTTGAAGGAAGCAAACATCTCAATAACTTTGGCAATGGAACTCAATCTCCTAGTTACTTCAATCATGAATATTGTTCTGTCGGTCAGTTTGCTTCCAAACAGGATCGGATACCCTTGAAATCAAAACATGATGCAAGAATGTCATATGATATTTCTCCTGAGAAAAGTTCTACTGGTTGTCATTTGAATGTTTCTTTTTCCCAAGTGGCAAAAAGCAGCAAGCTTACTGAAGATCAGTATGGATGCAGTCAGAGGCCCAGGCTTTCCAGAGGTAGATATAGGAGTCGTTCTGCACCACCATTTTACAGAGGCAAAAGAAAATTCCCTAGATTAAACGAACCACTAACCAAATTGACTACAGAAGGTGGTAAATATACCACTGTTAATGACTCAGGAG ATGCAGATATCACACCTGTTCAGGAGTATACATCACATATGAACGCAACCCAACCTATTCCTGAGACCTTTAGCAATGACTTTTCTGACCTAAATTTCAG CTTGAAGGGAAATGTCAAAATGTGCGAAGAGAAATGTTCTGATGAACTCGAAGATTCTACTGCTTCAGATGAAATAACAAAATGGCGTGATGACTCTGACCATCATGCA GTTTCGGAGTTGCAACATGGTCCTTTTGAACACGATGATGATGTACTTAGCATTTCTTATGGGCCCTTACACCTCTCATGCAGTGTTCTAGTTCCTGAATGTATTGATAAAAATTGCTTTGAGGAGGCAAGAGTTTTGTTGCAGCTGGATAAGAAATTTATTCCTGTCATATCTGGGGAAGTACTACTCCTTGTTGATCAG CATGCAGCTGATGAAAGGATACGTTTGGAGGAACTCCGTCGAAAG GTTTTATCAGATGATGGCAGAGGGATTACTTACTTGGACTCTGAGGAGGACTTA GTTCTCCCTGAGACTGGATTTCAATTGTTCCAAAAGTATATGCAACAGATCCAAAGTTGGGGCTGGATCATCAACAGTACTAATTCCTGTGAATCATTCAAAAA GAACATGAACATTCTGAGGAGACAATCGCGCCGTCTTACTCTTGCTGCT GTTCCATGTATTTTGGGCGTCACTTTAACAGGAAAAGATCTTATGGACTTCATTCAGCAG CTTGATGACACAGATGGGTCGTCAGCTATCCCCCCAGCG